A single genomic interval of Sander lucioperca isolate FBNREF2018 chromosome 9, SLUC_FBN_1.2, whole genome shotgun sequence harbors:
- the LOC116055595 gene encoding uncharacterized protein LOC116055595 gives MMYLNILYMKTASSSCLSYVQCAAPCVTFLAVDQTCHRCEFNRQWKSQPFIGSTPAGNIHLSAAVYFTGTSFIQMKKVFNAFGVRSMRYQAFRKHAKTYLEPAIVWKWKRAQQVELQSLSQQSKVIIGGDMQADSPGHCAKFGSYTVMNLETSTVINIQLVQSNEVGGSYYMEKEGLKRSLALLEASGVTLDCIVTDRHLQIQKYLREKGITQYYDVWHIDKGMSKNIDKLAKEKDCEVVKKWQQSIRNHLYWTASSSKTGPEKVAKWTSVINHIHNIHTHEDPLFPKCEHSDVIDKRRWLKPGSKASYRLEKVLTNKRFIKGVEKLSPHHQTSSLEAFHSVVIRFAPKSVVSARVHLHVPRVAGRGVAGHPGLESIPGGLAGHVLAEGASTLLSSSSLSSSSSSSSLLSLEVLDVSSKIGGLASSRRRNQRLWAGTGSV, from the exons ATGATGTACctaaatatattgtatatgaAAACTGCCTCCTCGAGTTGTTTGAGTTATGTCCAGTGTGCAGCTCCATGTGTGACTTTCCTTGCTGTTGATCAGACGTGCCACCGCTGTGAGTTCAACAGACAGTGGAAGAGTCAACCGTTCATTGGAAGTACACCTGCAGGGAACATTCATCTCtctgcagctgtatattttacAGGGACATCTTTCATCCAAATGAAAAAG gttttcaATGCATTTGGTGTGAGGAGCATGCGATACCAAGCTTTCCGGAAACATGCCAAAACCTATCTAGAACCTGCCATTGTTTGGAAATGGAAAAGGGCCCAGCAGGTTGAGCTTCAAAGTTTAAGCCAGCAGAGCAAGGTTATCATTGGAGGAGATATGCAGGCAGATTCTCCAG GCCATTGTGCCAAATTTGGAAGCTATACTGTGATGAATCTTGAAACCAGCACAGTCATCAATATCCAACTTGTGCAG AGCAATGAGGTCGGAGGGAGTTACTACATGGAGAAGGAAGGTCTGAAGCGAAGCCTTGCTCTTCTGGAGGCAAGTGGTGTCACATTGGACTGCATAGTCACAGACCGCCACCTCCAGATTCAAAAATACCTGAGAGAAAAGGGCATCACACAGTACTATGACGTCTGGCATATTGATAAGG GGATGTCTAAGAACATTGACAAACTTGCCAAGGAGAAGGATTGTGAGGTGGTAAAAAAGTGGCAACAGAGTATTAGGAACCATCTCTACTGGACTGCATCATCATCCAAGACAGGCCCAGAGAAGGTGGCAAAGTGGACATCTGTCATCAATCACATCcacaacattcacacacacgaAGACCCCCTTTTTCCAAAGTGTGAGCACAGTGATGTCATAGATAAGAGGAGGTGGTTGAAGCCAG GATCAAAGGCTTCCTACAGACTGGAGAAGGTCCTTACAAACAAGAGGTTCATCAAGGGTGTGGAGAAACTAAGCCCTCACCACCAAACATCCTCTCTTGAGGCCTTCCACAGCGTTGTCATCCGCTTTGCACCAAAGAGTGTGGTTTCTGCCCGTGTACATCTGCATGTTCCACGCGTAGCTGGACGCGGCGTCGCAGGCCACCCAGGACTTGAGTCCATACCTGGCGGGCTTGCGGGGCATGTACTGGCGGAAGGAGCATCGACCTTGTTGTCGTCGTCGTCgttgtcgtcgtcgtcgtcgtcgtcgtcattGTTGTCGTTGGAGGTGTTGGACGTGTCGTCAAAGA TTGGAGGGCTTGCAAGCAGCCGACGGAGAAACCAGCGTCTGTGGGCGGGCACCGGTTCCGTGTGA